GTCGCCGGCGTTTCCCTCCGGAGGAGCGGCGGTCACCCCGATCGCGCGCCCCGCGGATCGGGAGAAGGTCGACGTCGTCTCCGCCGGCGGATACCTGTTCCGATCCGAGACGTTCGATCGCCGATGGAGAGCGCGGATCGACGGTCGCCCCGTTCGCGTCGTGGCCGCCGATTTCTCGTTCCAGGCCGTCCGCGTTCCCCCCGGACGGCACCGCGTCGAGTTCTCCTATTCCGATCCCGGGGTGTCCGCGGCGATGGCCGTCTCGCTGGTCGCGCTCGCCGCGATCGGCTGGCGGCTTCGCCCGGAAGCGGGTTGACGGAAGGCCGGAAGGAGGGCCCGTCGCGATTGACCGTTCCGGCGGGCTCCGGTACGGTGACTTCGGGGGTGTGATGATTCGGCGACTCTTTCCGAGCTTCTTCATCGGCGGTTTCGAATGTTCCAACCACGTCCGGCGAGACGGCGTGCGGCTCGACATGATCGCGTCGACGGCGCACGACCGCTGGGCCTACGAGGACTACGTGCGGCTCGGCTCGGCGGGAATCCGCACGGCGCGCGACGGAATCCGGTGGAACCGCATCGAGAGCGCCGACGGGAGCTACGACTGGTCTTCGACCGTGGAGATGCTCCGGGCGGCTCGCCGGGCGCGGGTGCGCGTGATCTGGGACCTGCTCCATTTCGGGTGGCCGGACTTCGTCGACGTCTTCTCTCCCGAGTTCGTTCCCCGCTTCGAGAAATTCGTCCGCGCCTTCCTTCCCGTCCTCGGAGACGAAACGGACGAGGTCCCGTATCTGGCTCCCGTCAACGAGATCTCGTTCCTCTCCTTCGCGGGGGGCGAGGAGGGGTTCTTCAATCCTTTCGCGAAGAAGAGGGGAGACGAGCTCAAACGACAGCTCGTGGCCGCTTCGATCGCCGCGTGCGGCGCGATTCGCGAACGATGGTCCGATGCCCGCCTCGTGCACACCGATCCGATCATCCACATCATCGCGGATCCGCGCCGTCCCCAGGACCGGCGCCGCGCCGAGGACCATCGCCTGTCGCAGTTCGCGGCATGGGACATGATCGCCGGACGCGTGCAGCCCGAGCTCGGCGGCGCTCCGGAGTTCCTCGACGTCCTCGGCCTCAACTACTACATCCACAACCAGTGGGTGCTCGACGACGGCGTCGTCGTCCCGTCGCATCCGCAGCACCTTCCGCTCCGCTACATGCTCCGCGAGGTCCAGGAGCGCTACGGGCGGCCGATGTTCATCGCGGAGACCGGAATCGAGGACGACGTTCGGCCGGCGTGGCTCCACTACGTCGCCAAGGAAGTTCGCGGCGCGTTGCGGCTGGGGGTCGGCGTCGCGGGGATCTGCCTCTACCCGATCGTCAATCATCCCGGTTGGGAGGACGACCGCCACTGTCACAACGGGCTCTGGGACTACGCGGACGCCCGCGGCCACCGCGAGTGGTACGAGCCGCTCGCCGACGAGATGCGGCGCCAGGAAGCGCTGTTCTCGGACGAGCGCGCCGCGGCGGAAGCCGACGACGAGCGCTTCGACCATACCGAGTGGGCGGTGCTCGACGAGGCGGCTCGGCACATCGACGAAGAGACGACGCGTTCGCGGGCGTGAAGCGGCCGCCGGATCCGACGACGTTTCCGGGACGCGCCGGGAGGCGAGACGCCCACGCGTCGGGCTCGGTGTCCAGCGGCCCGGGAATTCACGGGAGGTCCGTTCCGGCATAACCGGTCAGCTCGACGTAGCTCTTCCCGGTCACCGCGGCGCCGCCGGCCCTTCCCGAAACCGTGCACGCTCCTTCCCAGTAGGTCACGCGGGTGGACCGGCTCGTCACGAGCTCCTGGTCGGGCAGCCGGGGGGTGACCGCGACGTCGACGCCGCGGGACGGGACGCGCACCCGCCATCCCGAGGGGTAGATCGCTCCGCTTCGGGGCGAACGCCACCGTCCGGCCGGCGCCACGTCGAAATCGCCGGCGGCGAGCGGGAAGGCACGGCCGTCGGCCGCGACGAACGTTCCCTGAGAGAAGGGGGAGTCGCCCCCCGATTTCGCGCGAAGGCGATAGAGCATCGTTTCGGTTCCGTCGGAGAGCTGGATCGCGAACCAGTCCCACCCCGCGAGGTCGGCGGGGAGTCCCCCCGGACCGAACTCGTGGTCGAACCAGGCGATCCCGGTCACCGCTTCCGGCGCGCCGCCCTGCGACAGCGTGCCCGAAACGGAAAGCCGCGGGAACGAAACGTAGTTCGAGTATTCGTCCGGCCGCGGTCCCTTCCGCGAGATCCCGCCCGGGCCGTTCCGGACGAGCGGCTTCACGGGCGCGAGCCGCAGCGCGATCGAACCGGACGGCATTCGCGCGCGCAGAACGTGCGTGGCGCCTTCCGCGCGCGCCTCCCAGTCCTCGTTGAAGACCGCGAGGCGGCCGGCGTCGGCGCCGGCGATCCCGGGAAACGGGCGGTGGAGCTTCTCCGCCCAGGCGAAGGTCCGCCGATCGACGTCCGTGAGGGCGAAATGCGCGGCGTCGAGATCGTCGCCGTCGGCGAGTCTCGCGCGGAAGAACGTGAGCTCGAAGCCGAACTCGCGCCGGGATGCCGTCTGCAGGTGTCCCGTGTAGTACCACCACTCGGCCTTCGCGTCGGGGTGCGCGGCGAGCAGAGAGGCGTCGGCCACCGGCGTCCGCGGCGGGGGGGCGGGAGTTCCGCCGACGATCGCCGCGAGGAGGACGCGGGCGAAGGCTCCCGGTCTCATTCTTCCCGGATCGCTGCCGCCGCGTCTCCGGAAACGGCGATCCGCGACGGAACGAGGCTGGCGGCGATCGTCGTCGCGAGCGCGAGGGCGAAGCCGAGAGCGATTCCGACCCATGGAACCGCCGGGCGGATCGACCAGCCGAACGACTGCGGGTTGATCACGAGGATCAGGAGAGCCGCAAAAGCGGCGCCCGCGAGCACGGCGAGGATGAGCGAGCCCGCGCCGATCAGCCCCGCCTCGATCGCGATCGAGCGCCGGAGCTGGTTTCGCGACGTCCCGAGCACGCGGAGAAGGGCGAGTTCCCGGCGGCGCTCGACGATGAGGGCGAAGAGCGCGTTGACGACGCCGAGCCCCGCGACGAGGAGGGCGATCCCCTCGAGCCCCCAGGTCACCGCGAAGGTGCGGTCGAAGATGCGCCGAACCTCCCTCCGGAGCGTGCGGTTCGTCAGGATCGTGAGCGCGTACCGTCCACCCGCCGCCGCGAGAATGCGGTCCCGGAGAGCTTCCGGGGAGATCCCGGGGGCCGCGCGGATCGCGACCGTCGAGACGTCGGTGTCGTGGAAGAGCGCGACGAAAACGGGACGGTCGATGACGACCGTCCCGCGGTCGTTCGAGTAGTCGGGATAGACGTCCGCGACCGTGAACGTCCGGGTCCCCGAGGGCGTCGGGACGACGACCCGGTCTCCGCGCTTCTTCCCGAAATGCCGCGAGAACGGCTCCGACACGAACGCTTCCCCGAGCCGGCGCGCTCGCCCGAAGACGGCCGCCGGATCGCGTCCCGATTCGAGCGGGAGCGCGCCGATGCGCACCGCCGTCCCGAAGTCGCCGGCTCCGACCGTGAACGGCTCTCCCTTCGCGTCCTGGACGTCGACCGTCCGGAACGGGTCCGCGACCGCGACTCCCGGAACCGCGCGCAGGAAGTCGACCGCGTCCGCGGGGATCGTGCCGATGATGCCGCGCCGCTCCCCGGTCGCCGACTTCACGAAGAGGTCGGAGGAGACGGACTGGTCGACCCAGGCGATCACCGTGCGGCGGAGGGAAGCGATCATCACGGCCATCGCGCCGCTCATGCCGAGGGCGAGAGCGAGCGCCGCGATCGCGACCGCGTTCTTCGACAGATTCCCCGCGAAGAACGC
This sequence is a window from Thermoanaerobaculia bacterium. Protein-coding genes within it:
- a CDS encoding ABC transporter permease, translated to TTMRAGAIERRRRGRALGYALAAGGCAAAAAALAMLPAVRGFPLFGFAAVGCAIAALACGAPAAVLLLERAVRRPLRRLFGAPGRLAAAFFAGNLSKNAVAIAALALALGMSGAMAVMIASLRRTVIAWVDQSVSSDLFVKSATGERRGIIGTIPADAVDFLRAVPGVAVADPFRTVDVQDAKGEPFTVGAGDFGTAVRIGALPLESGRDPAAVFGRARRLGEAFVSEPFSRHFGKKRGDRVVVPTPSGTRTFTVADVYPDYSNDRGTVVIDRPVFVALFHDTDVSTVAIRAAPGISPEALRDRILAAAGGRYALTILTNRTLRREVRRIFDRTFAVTWGLEGIALLVAGLGVVNALFALIVERRRELALLRVLGTSRNQLRRSIAIEAGLIGAGSLILAVLAGAAFAALLILVINPQSFGWSIRPAVPWVGIALGFALALATTIAASLVPSRIAVSGDAAAAIREE
- a CDS encoding beta-glucosidase; protein product: MIRRLFPSFFIGGFECSNHVRRDGVRLDMIASTAHDRWAYEDYVRLGSAGIRTARDGIRWNRIESADGSYDWSSTVEMLRAARRARVRVIWDLLHFGWPDFVDVFSPEFVPRFEKFVRAFLPVLGDETDEVPYLAPVNEISFLSFAGGEEGFFNPFAKKRGDELKRQLVAASIAACGAIRERWSDARLVHTDPIIHIIADPRRPQDRRRAEDHRLSQFAAWDMIAGRVQPELGGAPEFLDVLGLNYYIHNQWVLDDGVVVPSHPQHLPLRYMLREVQERYGRPMFIAETGIEDDVRPAWLHYVAKEVRGALRLGVGVAGICLYPIVNHPGWEDDRHCHNGLWDYADARGHREWYEPLADEMRRQEALFSDERAAAEADDERFDHTEWAVLDEAARHIDEETTRSRA
- a CDS encoding lipocalin-like domain-containing protein encodes the protein MRPGAFARVLLAAIVGGTPAPPPRTPVADASLLAAHPDAKAEWWYYTGHLQTASRREFGFELTFFRARLADGDDLDAAHFALTDVDRRTFAWAEKLHRPFPGIAGADAGRLAVFNEDWEARAEGATHVLRARMPSGSIALRLAPVKPLVRNGPGGISRKGPRPDEYSNYVSFPRLSVSGTLSQGGAPEAVTGIAWFDHEFGPGGLPADLAGWDWFAIQLSDGTETMLYRLRAKSGGDSPFSQGTFVAADGRAFPLAAGDFDVAPAGRWRSPRSGAIYPSGWRVRVPSRGVDVAVTPRLPDQELVTSRSTRVTYWEGACTVSGRAGGAAVTGKSYVELTGYAGTDLP